Proteins co-encoded in one Acidithiobacillus caldus ATCC 51756 genomic window:
- a CDS encoding tetratricopeptide repeat protein has translation MTSNEKDLHASEDETPSVGEGPDAERSVHEHGDAVSETAASEATRLAAGKESEGEAVPSGTQAPQVTPTTGTTAPSFASQSSGTTAPSLGSAGGGTTPPGGTTSYPPLPPRQPKKSAVSRLLSWPALVALLIILIIALFIWGISAHQKSSAPKVAEKTLTVAPIAAPGMAAGSQAAPRLSAEQRQELMAARAAYWQHDIPAAIAKYRALIRQVPNAAFAYGELGNVYYMDGERHKAAENFSRAAMLLIRQGQEQRAASLVPVLGTLDPALAQKVQEALAHSPEDRGYGSEDRY, from the coding sequence ATGACAAGCAATGAGAAGGACCTGCACGCCAGCGAGGACGAGACGCCGTCCGTTGGCGAAGGACCCGACGCCGAGCGCAGCGTGCACGAGCACGGCGATGCCGTGTCCGAGACGGCGGCGTCCGAGGCCACCCGTCTGGCTGCGGGGAAGGAATCGGAGGGCGAGGCCGTGCCATCCGGGACGCAAGCGCCGCAGGTGACTCCCACGACGGGAACCACGGCACCCAGTTTTGCGTCCCAGAGTTCGGGCACGACGGCACCCTCCCTTGGCTCTGCGGGGGGTGGTACGACTCCGCCCGGAGGCACCACGAGCTATCCGCCGCTGCCGCCTCGGCAACCCAAAAAAAGCGCGGTCAGCCGGCTGCTCTCATGGCCCGCCCTGGTTGCCCTCCTGATCATCCTAATCATTGCGCTGTTCATCTGGGGGATTAGCGCCCACCAGAAAAGCAGTGCCCCGAAAGTCGCCGAAAAGACCCTTACCGTTGCTCCCATTGCTGCACCTGGCATGGCGGCAGGCTCGCAGGCGGCACCTAGGCTCAGTGCCGAGCAGCGTCAGGAGCTCATGGCGGCACGTGCCGCCTATTGGCAGCACGACATTCCCGCTGCCATCGCGAAGTATCGGGCACTGATCCGACAGGTCCCCAATGCAGCCTTTGCCTACGGTGAATTGGGCAATGTCTATTATATGGACGGTGAGCGGCACAAGGCGGCGGAAAATTTTTCCCGCGCAGCCATGCTGTTGATTCGGCAGGGTCAGGAACAGAGGGCCGCGAGTCTGGTTCCGGTGCTTGGGACCCTGGATCCTGCCTTGGCACAAAAAGTTCAGGAAGCGCTGGCGCACAGTCCTGAAGATCGGGGCTACGGCAGCGAGGATAGATATTAG
- a CDS encoding MBL fold metallo-hydrolase RNA specificity domain-containing protein, which yields MKLSFHGADRNVTGSCHLLEARGKRVLIDCGMFQGGRELDEENADDFGFDPRSIDLLLLTHAHLDHCGRIPLLAKRGFRGEIITTAATRELTRVVLLDSAHLQEEDAERRQRHANRHGEASAQPLYTTLDALNALEFFGRTAEYGQSLELAPGLTATFYDAGHILGSASIRIEAHGTGAPKSIIFSGDLGNAGRALLRDPQLPPRADSVVMETTYGDRLHKPIEPSIAELFAAIRDTLQRGGNVIIPTFALERAQELLFYLRRGIEEGELPQRLPVFLDSPMAISATEIFRHHPECYGEEVDALFRKGQDPFALPGLRFVRETADSIALNRLVGGAVIMAGSGMATGGRVRHHLRHNLWRSDSSVVFVGYAARGTLARLLIDGARTVRLFGDEIPVHAQLHTINGFSAHADQRELLAWQQALRPTRTILVHGDPDSMDTFAALLKDTEVNRPAQGEVIEL from the coding sequence ATGAAACTCTCCTTCCACGGCGCTGACCGTAACGTTACCGGCTCTTGTCACTTGCTCGAGGCTCGGGGCAAGCGTGTACTCATCGACTGCGGCATGTTTCAGGGCGGTCGCGAGCTGGACGAGGAAAATGCCGACGATTTTGGCTTCGATCCTCGCTCCATCGACCTGCTTTTGCTCACCCATGCCCACCTCGACCATTGTGGTCGGATCCCGTTGCTTGCCAAGCGTGGATTTCGCGGCGAGATCATTACCACTGCCGCTACTCGCGAACTCACTCGTGTGGTTTTGCTCGACTCGGCCCACCTGCAGGAGGAAGATGCAGAACGTCGCCAACGCCATGCCAATCGCCACGGGGAAGCGAGCGCTCAGCCTTTGTATACCACCCTCGATGCCCTCAACGCGCTGGAATTCTTTGGTCGGACTGCGGAGTATGGTCAGAGCCTGGAACTTGCCCCGGGGTTGACAGCTACCTTCTACGATGCCGGACATATCCTCGGATCGGCGAGTATTCGCATCGAAGCGCATGGTACGGGTGCGCCCAAGTCCATCATTTTTTCCGGAGACCTTGGCAATGCCGGGCGCGCCCTTCTGCGTGACCCCCAACTCCCGCCGCGAGCCGACAGCGTGGTCATGGAAACCACCTATGGAGATCGCCTCCACAAGCCCATCGAGCCCTCTATTGCCGAGCTCTTTGCGGCGATCCGCGATACCCTGCAGCGAGGGGGTAATGTCATTATTCCCACCTTTGCCCTGGAGCGTGCGCAGGAACTCTTGTTTTACCTGCGCAGAGGTATCGAGGAGGGAGAATTACCGCAACGCCTGCCGGTCTTCCTGGACTCTCCCATGGCCATTTCGGCTACGGAAATCTTCCGACATCATCCCGAGTGTTACGGTGAGGAGGTGGATGCACTCTTTCGAAAAGGCCAAGACCCTTTCGCTTTGCCTGGGCTGCGCTTCGTGCGCGAGACGGCCGATTCCATTGCGCTCAACCGCTTGGTTGGCGGGGCGGTGATCATGGCCGGTTCGGGCATGGCAACCGGGGGGAGGGTGCGCCATCATCTGCGCCACAACCTCTGGCGAAGCGATTCGAGTGTGGTTTTTGTCGGCTATGCAGCCCGCGGAACCCTGGCGCGCTTGCTCATCGACGGTGCCAGGACGGTCCGTCTTTTTGGCGACGAAATCCCCGTTCACGCGCAGCTGCACACCATCAACGGCTTTTCTGCCCACGCCGATCAGCGCGAGTTGCTCGCTTGGCAGCAGGCGCTGCGCCCGACGCGGACCATTCTCGTGCACGGCGATCCCGACAGTATGGATACCTTCGCCGCATTGCTGAAGGATACGGAGGTCAATCGGCCGGCTCAGGGGGAGGTCATCGAGCTCTGA
- the rpsT gene encoding 30S ribosomal protein S20 — MANSAQARKRVLQNENRRRHNASLRSRMRTYVKSVLKAVREGDQEQARRALHQAESIIDKTASKGIVHANTAARTKSRLSARVKALGTAQS, encoded by the coding sequence GTGGCAAATAGTGCTCAAGCGCGCAAGCGCGTTCTGCAAAATGAAAACCGTCGGCGGCACAATGCCAGCCTGCGGTCGCGTATGCGTACCTACGTCAAGTCGGTGCTGAAGGCGGTGCGTGAGGGCGACCAGGAGCAGGCGCGCCGTGCTCTGCATCAGGCTGAATCCATCATCGACAAGACGGCCAGCAAGGGTATCGTCCACGCCAATACCGCAGCGCGGACCAAGAGCCGGCTTTCGGCCCGCGTCAAGGCTCTGGGCACCGCGCAGTCCTGA
- a CDS encoding UvrD-helicase domain-containing protein — translation MSAALADLNGPQREAVARVHGPVLVLAGAGSGKTRVITRKIVHLIQDHGVEPRHIAAVTFTNKAAREMKGRVQQSLEGRSARGLTISTFHRLGLEILRQDITQLGYRENFSVVDPGDSLTLVRNLLREMQGPSDLAESIQARISKAKNDGHGPEDMPIRDRLDELAQRVYRPYQRALKACNSVDLDDLILLPTELLSRFAEAQERWQERIRYLLVDEYQDSNGAQYRLLQNLLKKRQNLTAVGDDDQSIYSWRGAAADNLQRLAQDFPDLRLIKLEQNYRSTGRILQAANHLIAHNPHLFEKKLWSSLGEGDRIQVIVARDETDEAEQVVNAILRDRFQRQGEYRDYAILYRSNHQSRPFETALRNARIPYQLSGGISFFERSEIRDFLAYCRLLANPDDDAAFLRAVNTPRRGIGSATLETLGEHAKARQMSLFAALWEEDLDLAERPLLALRSFGDWLNRTAEACARSELMPTLRDLLEEIGYRRYLENEGDEREARRKWENLEELLAWMARLLEQEDGPKNLAELLNRLSVIHILERDEDDEERDVLRLSTLHGAKGLEFSRVFLVGVEEELLPHRNSETPAQIEEERRLFYVGVTRARHKLSLSYCRRRKRYGEAQAPEPSRFLQELPRELLDWASGAEEQEALSATAACSRLRALLDD, via the coding sequence ATGAGCGCGGCCCTCGCTGACCTCAACGGTCCCCAGCGGGAAGCCGTAGCCCGGGTGCACGGGCCCGTCCTGGTTTTGGCCGGCGCCGGCTCCGGCAAGACCCGCGTCATCACCCGCAAGATCGTCCACCTCATTCAAGATCACGGGGTCGAGCCTCGCCATATCGCCGCCGTGACCTTCACCAACAAGGCCGCGCGGGAGATGAAGGGGCGCGTGCAGCAGTCCCTGGAAGGGCGCTCTGCCCGCGGGCTGACCATTTCCACCTTTCATCGCCTGGGGCTCGAGATCCTGCGCCAAGACATCACGCAGCTGGGCTATCGCGAGAACTTCAGCGTCGTCGATCCCGGCGATAGCCTCACCCTGGTACGCAATCTCCTGCGTGAGATGCAGGGGCCCAGTGATCTGGCCGAGAGCATTCAGGCGCGCATCTCCAAAGCCAAGAACGACGGTCATGGGCCCGAGGATATGCCCATACGGGACCGTCTCGATGAACTGGCCCAGCGCGTCTATCGTCCCTACCAGCGCGCCCTGAAGGCCTGCAACTCCGTGGATCTCGACGATCTCATCCTCTTGCCTACAGAGCTCTTGAGCCGCTTTGCCGAAGCGCAGGAACGCTGGCAGGAGCGGATCCGGTACCTCCTGGTGGACGAGTATCAGGACAGTAACGGCGCGCAATACCGACTTTTGCAAAACCTACTGAAAAAAAGACAGAATCTGACGGCCGTGGGGGACGACGATCAGAGCATCTACTCGTGGCGCGGCGCCGCCGCCGACAACCTCCAGCGACTGGCCCAGGATTTTCCCGACCTGAGACTCATCAAACTGGAACAGAACTACCGTTCCACCGGACGCATTCTCCAGGCAGCCAACCACCTCATCGCCCACAATCCCCATCTCTTTGAGAAAAAACTCTGGAGCAGTCTGGGTGAGGGCGACCGCATTCAGGTCATCGTCGCCAGAGACGAAACCGATGAAGCGGAACAGGTCGTCAATGCCATCCTGCGCGATCGCTTCCAGCGGCAGGGCGAGTATCGCGATTACGCCATACTCTACCGCAGTAATCATCAGTCCCGCCCCTTCGAGACGGCTTTACGCAATGCGCGTATCCCCTATCAACTATCCGGCGGCATATCCTTCTTCGAGCGCAGTGAGATCCGGGATTTTTTGGCCTACTGCCGTCTCTTGGCCAACCCCGATGACGATGCGGCCTTTTTGCGGGCGGTCAACACCCCCCGCAGAGGCATCGGCAGTGCAACCCTGGAAACCCTGGGAGAACATGCCAAAGCGCGGCAGATGTCGCTCTTTGCCGCACTCTGGGAAGAGGATCTGGATCTCGCCGAACGCCCGCTGCTCGCCCTGCGCAGTTTTGGCGATTGGCTGAACCGGACCGCCGAAGCCTGCGCCAGAAGCGAGCTCATGCCAACGCTACGCGATCTCCTGGAAGAGATCGGCTATCGTCGCTATCTGGAAAACGAGGGCGATGAGCGCGAGGCTCGGCGCAAGTGGGAGAATCTGGAAGAACTGCTGGCTTGGATGGCACGGCTGCTGGAGCAGGAAGACGGCCCGAAAAACCTGGCGGAGCTACTCAATCGCCTCAGCGTCATCCACATCCTGGAGCGCGACGAGGACGACGAGGAGCGCGACGTACTGCGTCTGTCTACCCTGCACGGAGCCAAGGGACTGGAGTTTTCCCGCGTGTTTCTGGTGGGTGTGGAAGAGGAACTCTTGCCGCACCGCAACAGCGAGACGCCAGCCCAGATCGAGGAAGAACGCCGTCTTTTCTATGTCGGTGTGACGCGGGCACGACACAAACTGAGTCTCAGCTATTGCCGCCGACGCAAGCGCTATGGTGAGGCGCAGGCGCCCGAACCCTCTCGCTTTCTGCAGGAATTACCGCGTGAACTGCTGGACTGGGCGAGCGGTGCGGAAGAGCAGGAAGCCCTGAGCGCGACGGCGGCCTGTTCCCGCCTGCGCGCCTTGCTGGACGACTGA
- the lgt gene encoding prolipoprotein diacylglyceryl transferase produces the protein MLHYPDINPVGFQLGPLTIHWYGLLEIISFVIATFWLIRRGRQDHWRWHKGEVVDLEFYVALGAILGGRVGYVLWYNLPFYLDHPLKALAIWDGGMSFHGGLLGVVLACWIFSLGNHRHAFLPTLDFIAPAVPIGLGLGRLANFINDQLFGRVSHLPWAMVFPAGGPQPRQPSQLYEFLLEGVLLFIILAVYSRRARPAGAVGGMFVLFYGIFRFLAEFARQPDIQLGFVWGPFTMGQFLSVPMIVLGPVIIWWAYRGGFASSPPAADSAAASAAREGV, from the coding sequence ATGCTGCACTATCCCGACATCAATCCCGTGGGCTTCCAGCTGGGGCCCCTGACCATCCACTGGTATGGCCTACTGGAAATCATCAGCTTTGTCATCGCCACCTTCTGGCTGATCCGTCGCGGTCGCCAGGACCACTGGCGCTGGCACAAGGGCGAGGTGGTGGATCTGGAGTTCTACGTTGCCCTGGGCGCCATCCTTGGTGGACGGGTAGGCTATGTGCTCTGGTACAACCTGCCCTTTTACCTGGACCATCCCCTCAAGGCCCTGGCCATATGGGACGGTGGCATGTCCTTTCACGGCGGCCTCCTGGGAGTGGTGCTGGCCTGCTGGATCTTTTCTCTGGGAAACCACCGGCACGCCTTCCTTCCGACCTTGGATTTCATCGCGCCCGCCGTGCCCATCGGCCTGGGTCTTGGCCGCTTGGCCAACTTCATCAACGACCAGCTCTTTGGGCGTGTCTCTCACCTGCCCTGGGCGATGGTCTTCCCGGCGGGTGGGCCACAGCCCCGGCAACCCTCGCAGCTCTATGAATTCCTACTGGAAGGCGTACTGCTCTTCATCATCCTGGCCGTCTACAGCAGGCGGGCCCGACCCGCCGGTGCCGTCGGTGGCATGTTCGTTCTCTTCTACGGCATCTTTCGCTTCCTGGCGGAGTTTGCCCGGCAACCGGACATCCAGCTGGGCTTTGTCTGGGGACCCTTTACCATGGGGCAATTCCTGTCTGTCCCCATGATCGTCCTGGGGCCCGTCATCATCTGGTGGGCGTACCGCGGCGGTTTCGCCAGCAGCCCGCCCGCCGCCGACTCGGCTGCCGCTTCCGCCGCCCGCGAAGGGGTATGA
- a CDS encoding agmatine deiminase family protein → MTFTLPAEWAPQSAVQLTWPHRDTDWAERLPLVLPVFTQIALAISQHEDVLLVCHDTESLAEARARVLDAGASPDRCHFVVAPSNDSWARDHGPLTLRAPDGRRRLLDFGFNAWGLKFAADRDNLLTRRLHQAGAYGDLPLRTLGMILEGGSIDSDGAGTLLTTSACLLSPNRNPQWSREEISARLCEYLGAERVLWLESGYLEGDDTDAHIDTLARFCSTDTIAYQSCDDPDDNHFAPLQQMAAELAGFPRADGGAYHLVPLPWPRARYDEAGTRLPLSYANFLIINGAVLLPTYDDAADAVAMERLAEVFPQREVVPILCLELARQHGSLHCVTMQIPS, encoded by the coding sequence ATGACCTTTACGCTACCCGCCGAGTGGGCGCCGCAGTCTGCGGTGCAGCTTACCTGGCCACACCGGGACACGGACTGGGCAGAGCGGCTGCCCTTGGTCTTGCCCGTATTCACCCAGATTGCCTTGGCCATCAGCCAGCACGAGGACGTACTCCTGGTCTGCCACGATACCGAGAGCCTGGCTGAGGCGCGCGCACGGGTGCTGGATGCCGGCGCCAGTCCCGATCGCTGCCATTTCGTCGTGGCGCCGAGCAACGACTCCTGGGCCCGTGACCACGGACCGTTGACGCTGCGTGCCCCGGATGGCCGCCGCCGTTTGCTCGATTTCGGCTTCAATGCCTGGGGACTCAAGTTTGCAGCAGACCGGGACAACCTGCTCACACGGCGCCTGCACCAGGCCGGTGCCTATGGCGATCTTCCCTTGCGTACTCTGGGCATGATTCTCGAAGGCGGCAGTATCGACAGCGACGGCGCCGGGACCTTGCTCACCACCAGTGCCTGCCTACTCTCGCCCAATCGCAATCCGCAATGGTCGCGGGAAGAGATCAGCGCACGCCTGTGCGAGTATCTGGGGGCCGAGCGGGTGCTCTGGCTGGAGAGCGGCTATCTGGAGGGCGACGATACCGACGCCCACATCGACACCCTGGCCCGCTTCTGCAGCACCGACACCATCGCCTACCAGTCCTGCGACGATCCGGACGACAACCACTTTGCGCCTTTGCAGCAAATGGCGGCGGAGCTGGCTGGCTTTCCACGCGCCGATGGCGGGGCCTACCACCTCGTGCCTCTGCCCTGGCCCAGGGCACGCTACGACGAAGCGGGCACGCGCTTGCCCCTGAGTTACGCCAACTTCCTCATCATCAATGGTGCTGTGCTCCTCCCCACCTACGACGACGCTGCCGATGCCGTGGCCATGGAACGGTTGGCCGAGGTTTTTCCACAGCGCGAGGTCGTCCCCATCCTTTGTCTCGAACTCGCCCGGCAGCATGGCAGTCTGCATTGCGTGACCATGCAGATACCATCCTGA
- a CDS encoding pseudouridine synthase: MAAPQERLDRLFSRLGYGSRSELREWLRAGRVSVGSRPVGSPSLRVDPKLVQIDGQPLDHPEGLYLLYHKPRGKVCAHGEPRSVYGDFPAAWSVRRPAINTVGRLDADTSGVLLVTDDGGWLHRWTHPRRAVPRTYRVGLAEPITDGALAQLRSGKLLLAGETSPCLPADVEVLAPRHLRLTLREGRYHEVRRMLAALGNRVDTLHREAFGPFRVDDLPSGSWRLLDPHEASLP, translated from the coding sequence ATGGCAGCCCCACAGGAACGTCTGGATCGACTCTTCTCTCGCCTGGGATATGGCAGTCGCTCGGAGCTGCGCGAATGGTTGCGGGCGGGACGGGTTTCGGTGGGGTCGCGGCCCGTTGGCTCGCCAAGTCTGCGTGTGGACCCCAAGTTGGTGCAGATCGACGGCCAGCCCCTGGACCACCCCGAGGGCCTCTACCTGCTCTACCACAAGCCCCGGGGCAAGGTCTGTGCCCACGGCGAGCCACGCAGTGTCTATGGCGATTTTCCCGCAGCCTGGAGTGTGCGGCGTCCGGCCATCAACACGGTGGGACGCCTGGATGCCGACACCAGCGGCGTTTTGCTGGTCACCGACGATGGCGGCTGGCTGCATCGTTGGACCCACCCCCGTCGGGCGGTACCGCGCACCTATCGCGTCGGCCTGGCGGAGCCCATCACCGACGGGGCGCTGGCGCAGTTGCGGTCGGGCAAGCTGCTGTTGGCTGGCGAGACCAGTCCGTGTCTGCCCGCCGACGTGGAGGTCCTCGCGCCACGACATCTGCGTCTGACCCTGCGCGAGGGGCGTTATCACGAGGTCCGGCGCATGCTGGCGGCCCTCGGCAATCGCGTCGACACCCTGCACCGCGAGGCCTTCGGTCCCTTCCGGGTGGACGATCTGCCGTCCGGCAGCTGGCGTCTGCTCGATCCCCACGAGGCCTCGCTGCCATGA
- a CDS encoding NUDIX hydrolase: MNPIWSPHVTVAAIAVDDRGRFLLVEEVVDGRRCLNQPAGHWDPGETLLQAVVRETLEETGYAFAPEYLVGIYHWEHPHKDLTYLRFCFAGRADSRDESRPLDVGIIGPLWLSPAELEARRDQWRSGMVGRCIADYCAGERYPLELLHCLAADA; the protein is encoded by the coding sequence ATGAATCCGATCTGGTCGCCGCACGTCACCGTTGCCGCCATCGCCGTCGATGATCGCGGTCGTTTTTTGTTGGTGGAAGAAGTCGTCGACGGCCGCCGCTGTCTGAACCAGCCCGCCGGCCATTGGGATCCCGGCGAAACGCTGCTGCAGGCGGTGGTGCGGGAGACCCTGGAAGAGACCGGTTACGCCTTCGCGCCCGAGTACCTGGTCGGAATCTATCACTGGGAGCATCCCCACAAGGATCTGACCTATCTGCGTTTTTGCTTTGCCGGCCGGGCCGACTCGCGGGACGAGTCGCGACCTCTGGACGTCGGCATCATCGGTCCACTCTGGCTCAGCCCCGCGGAACTGGAGGCGCGCCGCGACCAGTGGCGCAGCGGCATGGTCGGTCGCTGCATTGCCGACTACTGCGCGGGAGAGCGCTATCCCCTGGAACTCCTGCACTGCCTTGCCGCTGACGCCTGA
- a CDS encoding RNA pyrophosphohydrolase → MIDADGYRPNVGMIVCNDHNQVLWAKRVGENAWQFPQGGIDGNETPEQAMFRELQEEVGTSKVVILGRTRGWLRYEVPCTRQRAARRRYRGQKQIWFLLRFQGSEEDINLATAHPEFEDWKWVDYWRPVHEIIAFKRRVYWQALQELAPLIGTGPAPMPAPRCPEPARVGSRGRLRTATRAG, encoded by the coding sequence ATGATTGACGCAGATGGCTATCGTCCCAATGTCGGGATGATCGTATGTAACGACCACAATCAGGTGCTCTGGGCCAAGCGCGTGGGCGAGAATGCCTGGCAGTTTCCCCAGGGCGGCATCGACGGCAACGAGACCCCGGAGCAGGCCATGTTCCGCGAGCTTCAGGAAGAAGTGGGTACCAGCAAGGTAGTCATTCTTGGGCGGACACGGGGCTGGCTACGTTATGAGGTCCCCTGCACACGGCAGCGTGCTGCGCGACGGCGCTACCGCGGTCAGAAGCAGATCTGGTTTCTGCTGCGTTTTCAGGGTAGTGAGGAGGACATCAACCTCGCTACGGCACACCCGGAGTTCGAGGATTGGAAGTGGGTGGACTATTGGCGGCCGGTGCACGAGATCATCGCCTTCAAGCGCCGCGTGTACTGGCAGGCCTTGCAGGAGTTGGCTCCACTCATCGGCACGGGACCGGCACCCATGCCGGCCCCGCGTTGTCCCGAGCCCGCCAGAGTGGGGTCGCGGGGACGCCTGAGAACGGCCACGAGAGCCGGCTGA
- a CDS encoding PsiF family protein, with the protein MLKQISASLLSLSFLLAGAAVAAEPNAATHGGAMGNMPMTQMPAKEKAKEPHKLTAQQEKMRMCNQQAKGKKGEERKAFMRSCLSKKK; encoded by the coding sequence ATGTTGAAACAGATCAGTGCGAGCCTGCTGTCCCTGAGCTTCCTGCTGGCCGGTGCCGCCGTCGCGGCCGAACCCAACGCCGCTACCCACGGTGGCGCCATGGGGAACATGCCCATGACGCAGATGCCCGCCAAGGAAAAGGCGAAAGAACCCCATAAGCTCACGGCGCAGCAAGAAAAGATGCGCATGTGCAATCAGCAGGCCAAGGGCAAGAAAGGTGAGGAGCGCAAGGCCTTCATGCGTTCCTGCCTGTCCAAAAAGAAGTAA
- a CDS encoding MFS transporter, which yields MSRIDAGRRRIEAIAADLPPGRFLLLNLAIGLAHFLVLFNAGAYLAMIPEVAGALGVNANFAIWPQTDFFVGMALAAPLSLWLAARQGESRSFLLIFAGFGISALGCAETTEFWSFILARFAMGFFGGLSIPLSLAILRHRYRPGHERLVRSLWGVAALTPFTLAPAVGGWLCTYWGWRSLFYLDGPLALALTGFVFLALRGLPSLPVRVRSMDWPGLMLLAAALATTQVTLDLGTYLDWWHSAHFWILTVIVAILWVTLWLWEWQHPQPLVAYRLFRHGNFFLGVVGVFAGTLLFQGMMALLVVQAQLVWGYTAFLAGVLVLPMAVTAKPASLISQWALRHWDAGLLAAVDLAGLALSCFLIATYDRDASYTALLWPQFVLGFFLGGLFLPLTRLALGALPESEAERGLGVFNLFRVAAQGYGIPILVGWLARVEQEVHHFLVEPGVASARPWQAATRALLARGLSPPAAKLQLARELSRHASFLAFNALFYACAWAFLALSALLLIFARPTTTAVTPSPAEWMREKMAEPA from the coding sequence GTGAGCCGGATCGACGCCGGCCGCCGGCGGATCGAGGCGATCGCTGCAGACCTGCCTCCCGGTCGATTTCTACTGCTCAATCTGGCCATCGGTCTTGCCCATTTTCTGGTGCTCTTCAATGCGGGCGCCTACCTCGCCATGATTCCCGAGGTGGCCGGGGCCTTGGGCGTCAATGCGAACTTTGCCATCTGGCCACAGACGGATTTTTTTGTCGGCATGGCGTTGGCCGCGCCGCTGTCCCTGTGGCTTGCGGCACGGCAGGGGGAGTCGCGCAGCTTCCTCCTGATCTTTGCTGGCTTTGGTATCAGCGCCCTGGGCTGTGCCGAGACGACGGAGTTTTGGTCTTTCATCCTGGCCCGCTTCGCCATGGGTTTTTTTGGCGGTTTGAGCATTCCCCTGTCTCTCGCGATATTGCGGCATCGCTACCGCCCTGGCCACGAAAGACTGGTCAGGTCCCTTTGGGGCGTGGCGGCCCTGACCCCCTTCACCCTGGCGCCTGCCGTGGGCGGATGGCTCTGTACCTATTGGGGCTGGCGCAGCCTCTTCTATCTGGACGGACCGCTGGCCTTGGCGCTGACGGGCTTCGTCTTCCTTGCCCTGCGGGGTTTGCCGTCCCTGCCTGTGCGGGTGCGTTCGATGGACTGGCCGGGGCTCATGCTCTTGGCAGCGGCTCTCGCCACGACCCAAGTCACCCTGGACCTTGGGACCTACCTGGACTGGTGGCACAGCGCACACTTTTGGATCCTCACGGTCATCGTTGCGATCCTCTGGGTGACCCTGTGGCTCTGGGAGTGGCAGCATCCGCAACCGCTGGTGGCGTATCGACTCTTTCGCCATGGGAATTTTTTCCTTGGAGTGGTGGGTGTGTTTGCTGGTACCCTGCTTTTTCAGGGGATGATGGCGCTGCTCGTGGTGCAGGCGCAGTTGGTCTGGGGCTACACGGCCTTCCTTGCGGGAGTCCTGGTCTTGCCCATGGCCGTTACCGCCAAGCCCGCTTCCCTGATCAGCCAATGGGCGCTGAGGCACTGGGATGCCGGGCTATTGGCCGCCGTCGACCTGGCTGGGCTGGCCTTGAGTTGTTTTCTCATCGCTACTTACGACCGCGACGCCTCCTACACCGCCTTGCTCTGGCCACAGTTTGTCTTGGGTTTTTTTCTTGGCGGACTTTTTCTGCCTTTGACCCGGCTGGCGCTGGGTGCTCTGCCGGAAAGTGAGGCCGAACGGGGTCTTGGCGTATTCAACCTGTTCCGGGTTGCCGCCCAGGGCTACGGCATTCCCATTCTGGTGGGCTGGCTGGCGCGCGTGGAGCAGGAGGTCCACCATTTCCTGGTGGAGCCGGGTGTCGCATCGGCCCGCCCGTGGCAGGCGGCGACGCGTGCACTGTTGGCGCGGGGACTGTCGCCCCCCGCTGCCAAGCTACAATTGGCCAGAGAACTCAGTCGGCACGCGAGTTTTCTCGCCTTCAATGCCCTCTTTTACGCCTGTGCCTGGGCATTTCTGGCACTTTCTGCGTTACTTCTGATCTTTGCTCGACCGACGACCACAGCCGTGACACCGTCACCGGCCGAATGGATGCGTGAGAAAATGGCAGAGCCTGCATAA